In the genome of Candidatus Dependentiae bacterium, the window ACTCACAACCCCTCGCTCCCAAAGCGAGTGCGCTACCAATTGCGCCACATCCCGAACCTGAATTTTATTATATTCTAAGAATGTAGAATAAAACGAATTCGTTAGTAAAGATATCCTTTTTTTACCCCTTTTGCAACCTTTTTTTAGGCTAATTGAGCAACTACATCCTGATCATTCATATCTTGATCTTTAACCTTAATAGAAACAGGTTCAAATTGAGCCGTAATTATATCAATATTCCCAAACAGTACATTCACCTGAATAGTGACAATAGGATCTTCATGTTCAGCATTTTTATACACATTACGCCCAAAAGAAAGCAATGTTTCATCAGGCAGTGCTGCACGTGAAAAGAGCGCATTCACCTTCACTTTTGTAGCAATTGCAGGATTAATAAGAACCGTTTGCGAACCAAATACCGTATTTATAGTTATATCTGTTGGCTCAACAAATGCCATATGCGACAGATCAACCGTTGAAGAGCCAAAAGCAACATTATAGGTTGAAATATCAGCATGGCCTTTCACTAAACTTGTACCAAAAACAACCGTTTTTTTATCCGGTTTTTCAGTGAATGGATCCATCATAATACTCAAACCTAAATAAACAAATACGCAACCAAAAAATGGCCGTATCAACGGAATGGTAATATTAAGAATTGATTTCAATAAAAGTGATAAACCTAGCAATACTAAAATAGCGCCCCAAATCAAACTTGGATTCATGACGATCACTTACGAGTTAGATTAAACATAATGCTCAGACCCAACAGAATCAAGAAAAAGCCCAACATAATCTCAAAAGGAATAGCAATCCCATATAACTTATTTAAAATCATAGATAGACCAACCATCACTAAACCTAGTCCCCAGACCATATTTGAAAGCATACATATCCTTTAAAAGCTAACTGTTCAGAAAAATACAGCTCTAAGTCTAACAAAAATAAGTAGGTTTTGAATGAAAAGATAGAAATATGGGGTGAGTGGTGGGTCTCGAACCCACGACCCTCAGAACCACAATCTGATGCTCTACCAACTGAGCTACACCCACCATGATTTTCTATATGCACCTAAGTATACGAATTTTCAGATAAAATGCAATATCTATTGTATAAAATCGAATATATTTTTCATCATCCACATCACGATATATCCATGCTGATAGTAAAAAATCATGAAAATGATATTCTTGCATGTGACAACAACAAAAAAATCAACATTACAATGGAACAGCATATGCATGCATCAAAACTACACATTACACTTTTAACCTTATTGACCATCAACTTATTCAGTTATAGCAATGATGATACAAGTAAGCCGTTACCTAAGGAATTTCTTACTATATGCAAACAATTACAAGAAGATATCGGCATTGCTGATCGCGACATCACTTTCAGCATGAAGCCAATTCCAAAAGAAATGGGCGTTAAAGCATATGCGATTCATAATAAGAATATCGTTTTTGATGAAAATTGGTTAACCGGTCTTTACAATACTCAATACGGTTCAAGGTCATATTGGTATTGGTGCATGTATTTTATGCCATATCATCGGATCGATAGCCATAGATTTAAACAAACAGCACTTCATGAGCTGCATCACATAAAATATAATCATTGCTTAAGCAAACAAAGATATCTAATGCACAGCTTTAAACGCAATATAGCTATTGTAAAAAAAGAGCATGCCAATACAAGTGGTGCAATTGCATTATTGGCAGCTCTTTCAGGAAAACATTTAAAGAAACCGCATGCACTTTATGGACAAATGATCGCCTTGTATTCAGCGCTCTTCTACTTTGGATATTATGCAAATCTCGGAACATTAGCCTATTGCAATGCAATTAATCGAGCAGAAAAAATGGAAGCTGATCTTGGAGCTTATTATCATCAAGCCAAAAAAAGTGGATTAATATTTGTTGAAAATATAGGAAATACAATAACAACACACCCTACTACCGATGATTCACTTCAGTATACAACGCATCTTGCTCATAAATTAAAACATGATTCGACCATTGATGAATCAATTATACAAAGTCTTAAATTAAAGTATTTAATGGAGCAATTTGTATCATTCAAATTAGTAAAAGAACCTTCGCCATTATCAATGCCCAAAATTACTGACTACAATTTTTGGGGTGCCGGCTATATGATTACTGTTGATATGCCAGACGAACCTGTCTCATCAGAGTAATCCTCTCATTATTCAGCTTACGAAAACTCCATCTTCTCCTGGGTATCCTTATAGTACAATTCAAATATTTATGTTAATATATAAGTTACTATAAAAGCATAAATAGGTAAAAAAGCTAAATTTAAAGCGAAGGTAGATAAAAAATGAAAACAAAACAATCAGATCGCAATTGGATCAAAATAAAAGGTGCGCGAGAACATAACCTAAAAAATATAGATGTCGCGATTCCAAAAGATACCCTCACTATCATTACGGGTCCGTCAGGCTCCGGCAAAAGTTCATTAGCATTAGATATTCTTTTCACCGAAGGTAAACGACGGTATATGGAATCACTTTCATCATATGCGCGCCAATTTTTAGGGGTAGCTAAAAAACCTGATGTAGATTCGATTGAAGGATTATGCCCTTCAATTGCAATTGAACAAAAAACAGTCGGACACAATCCACGATCTACCGTTGGAACCATCACAGAACTATATGATTATTTACGTGTGCTTTATGCCCGTATTGGAACCATACATTGCCCAAATTGCCATGCAAAAATTCATGCCGAATCACCTGAACATATCACCTCAATGATTTTAAACTCTTTTGATCAACAAACCATTTTACTTGCAGCTCCATTAGCGCATGAAAAAAAAGGCTCATTTGAAAAAGAGCTACAAGATTTATTTGCAAAAGGGTATTACCGTTTTATCATCGATGGAAAACAGTATCGATTTAAATCAGAAGAAGAAATCCAACAGTTAAAACTAAAAAAAACGTTCAAACACACCATTGATATTCTTCTGGATGCAATTGAAATCAGCAAAGATGAACAATCACGCGTGCAAGAAGCAATTGAAAAAGCATTCAATCTAACCAAAGGTATGTGTAAACTTATTATTGGAGATCAAAGCTATAGCTATTCATCTGAACGCATGTGTATCGATTGCGCTGAATCAATACCTGAACTTGAACCCCGTGCATTCTCTTTCAACTCTCCCATTGGCGCATGTGACGATTGTCATGGTATTGGCTTCATTCATGAATGGCCATGGGGTGACAATGATAAAGATGCATGGAAAGAAAGATACCCTGACTTTTTTGCCGATAAATATGCAAAAGAAATTACTTGCACAAGCTGTATGGGAAGACGACTCAACAAGTATGCGCTTGCAGTCACGATTGGAGAACAAAACATTTATGACATCTGCAATATTTCAATAAAAGAACTTTTAGCATTCTTTAAAAACTTAACACTTGAAACAACAAAACAAGAAATTGCCGGTGGACTAATCAAAGAGATTACCAATCGAGTAAGATTCTTGAATGATGTGGGTCTTTCTTATTTATCACTCAATCGTACCGCACGCACTTTATCCGGCGGTGAAGGTCAACGCATTCGTTTGGCAACACAAATTGGATCTGCATTAAGTGGTGTACTGTATGTCCTTGATGAACCAAGTATTGGACTGCATCAACGCGACAACGATCGTTTAATTGACACACTCAAAGCATTACGCGATCAAGGAAACACTGTTGTGGTGGTTGAGCATGACATTGACACCATGAAACAATCTGATTACATCATCGATATGGGCCCTGCAGCCGGCGTACTCGGTGGAAACATTACCGCAGTCGGTAAACCGCAAGATATTCAAAAAAATAGCAATTCATTAAGTGGCGCATATTTAAGCGGCAAAAAACAGATCGCATTACCTGATGTCACTCGCAAACCAACTGGACACCTACAGCTTACACATGCAACAAAAAACAATTTAAAAAATATCGAAACAAGATTCCCTCTTGGTGTTTTTTGTGGCATCTCAGGCGTTTCAGGATCAGGAAAAAGTACACTGATTATGCAAGAGTTGGTGCCACAATTAAAACGTGAACTCAATACAATAAAAACAAATAAAAATGATACCGATCTTATTGGTGCAGAACAAATTGAAAACATGGTGGTCATTGATCAAAGCCCAATCGGCAGAACACCTCGATCTAATCCCGTAACCTATTTAGGTATTTTTGATAGCATTCGCATGTTGTTTGCATCATTACCTGAAAGTAAAATTCGTGGTTATAAAGTTGGACGCTTTAGTTTTAATGTGCCATCGGGTAGATGTTTTGAATGCAATGGTGATGGCCAAATCAAAGTTACCATGCATTTTTTGCCTGAAGTAACCATGCTATGCAAAACATGTAAAGGTAAACGGTACAACCGTGAAACATTACAAATTACCTTCAAAGAAAAAAACATTGCAGATGTTTTACAAATGACTACATATGAAGCATTGCAATTCTTTGAATCTCATCAACGCATCGCTAAACGCCTTAAATTATTATGTGATGTTGGACTTGATTATCTCAAACTTGGTCAACCTTCAACCACCTTATCCGGCGGTGAAGCACAACGCATTAAACTGGTCAATGAACTAGCAAAACGTGGTAACAATACATTATATATTCTTGATGAGCCCACTACCGGTTTACACAATCATGACATAGCAAAACTACTACAAGTGCTCAATACATTAGTTGACAAAGGCAACTCTATGATCGTTATCGAACATAATATTGATGTATTAAAAACAGTTGATTGGTTAATTGACCTTGGCCCTGAAGGCGGGGATGAAGGCGGTTTTATTGTTGCACAAGGCACACCGAAACAAGTAAGTGAAAGCAAACAAAGTCATACAGCACGCTACTTAAAGCAATATTTTGCCTAAAGCAATGAGTTGGTTATATATAACCTGAAAAAACTCTGATTGTAACCTTGCCCACCTATCCTTACCATATTGCATATACAACCTTGCATATATAAAAAAAAATGATATAATTACTATTAGAATAATTCTTATTTTTTTTAAGTAAAAAGAGGTTAAAATGAAAAAACCATTGTTTTTATTAGCTATAATGTTCGTCTATACTAATGCATATTCTGCTTCAGGTGAAAATACATTAGAGAAAAACTGGATGCAAAAGGCAGGAACCTTTTGCGCCAAACATCCAATAGATATCGCCCTTGGCGCTTTTGCATTAGCAGCAGGCTCTTACGCGCTTGCATCACCATCCTCTGCTGTTGAAAAATTAGAAAAACTTTCCAACTATAGACTAATTCTCAACGCCTCAGCCTTTGCCGGAGGCTGCTATTCACTCGGCTTTATCACGAATGCAATGTTAGGACAGGAGCATCGACTACCATCTGTTAGCGAAACTATAAAAAAAGATCTGCTTGGTTCTCAACAAGCTATAGGAAAAACTCACCAAAAGCCAAGTGTTCTTACCAGCCTTGGCCATGCCGGTCGGTTTGCTTTATACAATATGGCTTTGCATGCAGGATTAACAGGATTAACACCTGCTCTCTTTCATGAGCAAAATGAATCAGCGAGTAAACAGATCTGCCTAAGAATATCGCCAATAAAGTTCATATTGCTGGCCCCTTTGATAGAGGAAATAATATTTACCTATGTACCACACATAATTTGCAGGAACACTATAAACAAAAAATATGCTCAATTTGTTATGCCATTTGTTTTTGGCTTAGGGCATATCCAATATAACTATATAGGCATGCTGAGCTGCGCTTGCACAAATTTTTTAAATCATCGAAGCTTAATTGCACATCCTGAACATGCTGCAACGCCTTATCTGAACCATGCTATAAACAACGCTCTGGCATTGTGATACCATGTTGAAGTCTTAAGTAAAACCTTATTTTTGAGGATAAGTATACTTTGAACTGCGCGCAACTTAACAAAAGTTACTATAAGATAGCTATTTTCACAATTACGTTGCAGAAAACAAATTATTGCGCACTATTCTAGAACATGCAAAAAGCCAAGGTTTATACACCTTGGCTTTTTTTAAATTTACATATCATAAGCGTCCTTCGAAAAAGCAAAATCATTACCCTAAACGAAAAAGACTGGCCTGCCAGACGAAGTTCCGTTAGGAACGAAGACTGGTAGCGGCGCAGGGACTTGAACCCCGGACCTATGGATTATGATTCCATCGCTCTAACCACCTGAGCTACGCCGCCAAAAAATTTCTTAGATAGTTATAGTATACACTAAATACTTAGTTTTTGAAGCTTAAAATTACTTAAAATAAAGGTAAATATAGACCTTAGGAAAAACAAGCCGGTAATCAATGTTGAAATAATACCGATCATCATAGTAACTGCAAATCCTTGGATTGGACCTGTACCAAATTTATACAATACTATACCAACAATAAAGGTAGTAATGTTACCATCTAAAATAACCCACTGTGCATTTGAAAATCCTTGTTGAACTGCAGTTTTTATTGGCATACCTTTTGCAAGCTCTTCTTTTATTCTTTCGTAGATCAAAATTGATGCATCAATTGCCATACCGATAGTCAACACCATACCCGCAATGCCAGGTAATGTTAAGGTAGCACCAAAACGTGCCAAACCAAACAGAATAAGAATCAGATTATACACCAATGCCAAGAATGCAAAGACACCGGAAACTTTGTAATAAAAAACACCGAAAATAAATACCAACCCTAAACCAACTAGACATGACATCAAGCCACGATTAATTGATTCTTGTCCTAATGATGGACCAACTTGACGTTCTTCTTCAAAAGTTAATGGAGCTACAAATGAACCTGATTTTAATAGCAGCGCAAGCTCTTTGGCTTCGTTAGCATCAAAGTTACCGGTAATTCTACCCTCGTTTCTAATACTGCTGCTAATACGTGGAGCTGTGATTACAACGCCATCAAGAACAATTGCTAAATTTTTTCCATGATTTCTGCTGGTTAATTCATAAAATTTATTTCCGCCTTCAGGATTCCAACGGAAAGAAACTATCCATTGACGCTCGTCTAATGAACCTTTTGCATCCGCAAGCAATCTTCCAGTCAATTCAGAATAACGTGGAACTAAATAATAACCGGTAACTTCACCTTGTACCATACGGCCAGGTACAATTTCCATATCAGATGGAATTTCACCATCAAGTTCATATAAAATATCTTCTTCTGTTCGTCCGTTGGCTTCTACTAATTTAAATTCCAATACTGCAGCTTTACCAATCATAGCTTTAGCTTTTTGTGGATCGGAAATATCTGGAAGTTCTACAATAATATTACGCTCACCTTGTTGTGAAATCGGCGTTTCAGATACACCTAATTTATCAATACGTGTTCTGATCACTTCAATATTACGCTCAACAGCATCACGCTTAACACGCAATTCTTCTGCTGGATTATAACGAATAATAACACTAGCAGCTTCAGTTTTCACTACTAAATCGCGACGATATTGTTCTTGAATAAAGGTAGCAATCTGTTGCGCAACCATTGGAGACTCATAAGAAAAAATAAGTTTGTATGAACTTACTTTTCCACCCTCTTGCTCAGTTACTATAACCGGCGCAATTTCGGTTGAAACTTGTACCGGATAATTTGCAGCTGCAGTCTGTTTTTTTAATGTTTGCATCAATTCTAGCAATCGCGCTTCTATAGCTTTTTCTGCTTGAACTTCTAAAGTAATATAAGTACCACCTACAAGATCAATCCCAAAGCGTAAACTTTCACGCAAAGGATGCAAATAATATAAACAAAAACCTGCTAACGCCACCCAGAAAAAAAGCGTTGATCCAAAAATTTTTTGCGCTGTGGTATTCATACAAAAACTCCTTAAAAGATATTATTTTTTCACTCTCTATATTTTTTCCTGCTTCTTGTTTCTTTACAAACGAGAAAACTATTTTCTATTCATATCATAAAAAATAGCCCTTCCTACAAAGAACAAACAAACAAAAAATTGGCCTCTACTTTGCTCTTCGAACTTCGAGGAACAGACTTGCCAGGCGAAGCTTATCGAGTCGGCCGTGTCCGGCATAGCCATAGGCGACGACGGAAAAACCCGGATAAACGAAGACTGGTGCCGAGGAGGGGACTCGAACCCCTACAGGATTTCTCCCACAAGTCCCTTAAACTTGCGTGTCTACCATTTCACCACCTCGGCATCAACAAATATACGCAAAAATGTATCACAATTCCGTATAATTGGCAACTGAAATTTAGCTATATTATTTGGTTTTGCACATTATTATTCTTTTGTCTTAAACTTCTCTACTCATTTGATTTCTATTTTAAAAAAAGAGGGTCAATTAACTAAAGTTAATCGACCCTCTTATAATCTATGATCTTGGCTATATTACCAGCTAAACCATCCCGTAATTTTTTGCCACAACCAAGTTGACCAACCTATTTCTTGTTCAGGCTGTTCATCATATGATTCATCTTCATCATCATCTTGATCAACAATATCTCTTTTTGGCTCAATGCGTTTTTTTATTTCAATGCCTTTTTCTTCCAAAGTGCCTACTGCCTCAGAAATGCTTTGCACATTCTCAATAGACAATGATGCAAGCTTAATGAAATGTTGCGCAAATGGCCCTTCAATATAATTCGCAATCTCTTTTACATTCCGCCAAAGTGTTGCGATTGTATAATAATGTTCACGAGCTTTTTTGTCATTCAACTCTTCAGCAATTCCATTCAACAATTGCCACGATTCACGCTCATAAGAACGTGCTAAATTAATCTGTTCCATCAGTTTGTTCAACGCCTCATCAAGGCTAGCATCAAGTTGCTGGATGCTCATAACTGATTCATTTACTTTTTCCAATACAGACTTTTCTTCAATTAACGTATTGAACATCTCCAGTTCATCAGGTTCAAGAATACCATCTTGTTCTCTTTCTGACTTAAGAATATCAAGAAGATGAGATATAGATTCACGTAGTGCACCTTGATCTAAACCAATATTAACGTAAAATGGATCCAATACATTACGATCAAGCTTTACTCGCTCAGTAAAAAAATGCATTCGCGACTCGACAATCTTATCTACTCGATCACGAATTTTACCAAACAATTCTTTACTTTTTTCCCACCAAATACGCTTAAATAACCAATTACCTTCAGGCTCATTAATATCAACAGTGTCTATTCCAATAATCTCTTCTTCTTGAAC includes:
- the uvrA gene encoding excinuclease ABC subunit UvrA, which encodes MKTKQSDRNWIKIKGAREHNLKNIDVAIPKDTLTIITGPSGSGKSSLALDILFTEGKRRYMESLSSYARQFLGVAKKPDVDSIEGLCPSIAIEQKTVGHNPRSTVGTITELYDYLRVLYARIGTIHCPNCHAKIHAESPEHITSMILNSFDQQTILLAAPLAHEKKGSFEKELQDLFAKGYYRFIIDGKQYRFKSEEEIQQLKLKKTFKHTIDILLDAIEISKDEQSRVQEAIEKAFNLTKGMCKLIIGDQSYSYSSERMCIDCAESIPELEPRAFSFNSPIGACDDCHGIGFIHEWPWGDNDKDAWKERYPDFFADKYAKEITCTSCMGRRLNKYALAVTIGEQNIYDICNISIKELLAFFKNLTLETTKQEIAGGLIKEITNRVRFLNDVGLSYLSLNRTARTLSGGEGQRIRLATQIGSALSGVLYVLDEPSIGLHQRDNDRLIDTLKALRDQGNTVVVVEHDIDTMKQSDYIIDMGPAAGVLGGNITAVGKPQDIQKNSNSLSGAYLSGKKQIALPDVTRKPTGHLQLTHATKNNLKNIETRFPLGVFCGISGVSGSGKSTLIMQELVPQLKRELNTIKTNKNDTDLIGAEQIENMVVIDQSPIGRTPRSNPVTYLGIFDSIRMLFASLPESKIRGYKVGRFSFNVPSGRCFECNGDGQIKVTMHFLPEVTMLCKTCKGKRYNRETLQITFKEKNIADVLQMTTYEALQFFESHQRIAKRLKLLCDVGLDYLKLGQPSTTLSGGEAQRIKLVNELAKRGNNTLYILDEPTTGLHNHDIAKLLQVLNTLVDKGNSMIVIEHNIDVLKTVDWLIDLGPEGGDEGGFIVAQGTPKQVSESKQSHTARYLKQYFA
- the secD gene encoding protein translocase subunit SecD, whose amino-acid sequence is MNTTAQKIFGSTLFFWVALAGFCLYYLHPLRESLRFGIDLVGGTYITLEVQAEKAIEARLLELMQTLKKQTAAANYPVQVSTEIAPVIVTEQEGGKVSSYKLIFSYESPMVAQQIATFIQEQYRRDLVVKTEAASVIIRYNPAEELRVKRDAVERNIEVIRTRIDKLGVSETPISQQGERNIIVELPDISDPQKAKAMIGKAAVLEFKLVEANGRTEEDILYELDGEIPSDMEIVPGRMVQGEVTGYYLVPRYSELTGRLLADAKGSLDERQWIVSFRWNPEGGNKFYELTSRNHGKNLAIVLDGVVITAPRISSSIRNEGRITGNFDANEAKELALLLKSGSFVAPLTFEEERQVGPSLGQESINRGLMSCLVGLGLVFIFGVFYYKVSGVFAFLALVYNLILILFGLARFGATLTLPGIAGMVLTIGMAIDASILIYERIKEELAKGMPIKTAVQQGFSNAQWVILDGNITTFIVGIVLYKFGTGPIQGFAVTMMIGIISTLITGLFFLRSIFTFILSNFKLQKLSI
- a CDS encoding CPBP family intramembrane glutamic endopeptidase, encoding MKKPLFLLAIMFVYTNAYSASGENTLEKNWMQKAGTFCAKHPIDIALGAFALAAGSYALASPSSAVEKLEKLSNYRLILNASAFAGGCYSLGFITNAMLGQEHRLPSVSETIKKDLLGSQQAIGKTHQKPSVLTSLGHAGRFALYNMALHAGLTGLTPALFHEQNESASKQICLRISPIKFILLAPLIEEIIFTYVPHIICRNTINKKYAQFVMPFVFGLGHIQYNYIGMLSCACTNFLNHRSLIAHPEHAATPYLNHAINNALAL